A window of the Miscanthus floridulus cultivar M001 chromosome 14, ASM1932011v1, whole genome shotgun sequence genome harbors these coding sequences:
- the LOC136505959 gene encoding cyclin-A2-1-like has product MATRKERPLLIAGQATSARITRSQAAANRTRSGLAPSVPLPLKTEHKHAAKGKMKRGASDENAAADAGASAPQPKRRPVLKNVTNISCAKTSKRCNAVTGLKLGPSQKVGQSINKQCTNKIPKLLPLAVGGSSLVNDSNSAEETQKVDLLAQKEKQIVLLKGAQPLQNTERNKDGACDETFVEERNARNIVENAALKAGVSNGLNIVDIDKNNGDPQMCVTYVAEIYRNLMASELIRRSRSNYMETWQQDITASMRGVLIDWLVEVSEEYKLVADTLYLAVYLIDQFLSQNCIQTQKLQLLGITSMLIASKYEEYSAPSAEEFCNITDSTYAKAEVLEMEQHVLNDVGFHLSVPTTNTFLRSPSEILRAAQVSCIAPLTPLNYLANYLAELTLISYDFLKFLPSVVAASSVFLAKWTLDQSDHPWNPTLEHYTSYKSSNLRTCVRALQELQHNTSNCPLNAIREKYGQQKFECVANLRSPELLQSLFS; this is encoded by the exons ATGGCTACAAGAAAGGAAAGGCCTTTGCTTATTGCTGGCCAAGCAACCAGTGCCAGAATAACAAGATCTCAGGCTGCTGCAAATCGAACAAGATCTGGGCTGGCTCCTTCTGTACCACTACCCCTGAAAACTGAGCATAAACATGCAGCGAAAGGAAAGATGAAAAGGGGAGCTTCAGATGAAaatgctgctgctgatgctggAGCTTCAGCTCCTCAGCCTAAAAGGCGCCCAGTTCTCAAGAATGTAACTAATATAAGCTGTGCTAAAACTTCCAAAAGGTGCAATGCTGTGACTGGGCTGAAG TTGGGTCCCTCCCAGAAGGTTGGACAGAGCATAAACAAGCAATGCACAAACAAGATCCCCAAGCTTCTCCCTCTGGCTGTTGGGGGGAGTTCACTTGTGAATGATTCTAATAGTGCTGAAGAAACACAAAAGGTAGACCTTTTGGCACAGAAAGAGAAGCAGATTGTTTTGCTTAAGGGGGCTCAGCCATTGCAGAATACTGAACGAAACAAAGATGGTGCTTGTGATGAGACATTCGTTGAGGAAAGAAACGCCAGGAATATAGTCGAAAATGCTGCCTTAAAGGCTG GGGTCTCTAATGGTTTAAACATTGTAGACATTGACAAAAATAATGGTGATCCTCAAATGTGTGTTACCTACGTTGCAGAGATATACAGAAATCTAATGGCCTCAGAG CTTATAAGAAGATCTAGGTCAAATTACATGGAGACTTGGCAACAGGACATCACAGCTAGCATGCGAGGTGTTCTAATTGATTGGCTTGTTGAG GTTTCTGAGGAATATAAGCTTGTGGCAGATACACTTTACCTTGCAGTATATCTTATTGACCAATTTCTTTCTCAGAACTGTATTCAAACACAGAAACTACAACTTCTTGGGATAACTAGTATGCTGATTGCCTC GAAATATGAAGAGTATTCTGCTCCTAGTGCTGAAGAATTTTGTAACATAACGGATAGTACATATGCAAAGGCTGAG GTTCTGGAAATGGAACAACACGTGCTTAATGATGTGGGCTTTCATTTATCTGTTCCAACAACAAACACATTTCTCAGGTCACCCTCC GAGATCCTTAGAGCAGCACAGGTTTCTTGTATA GCTCCTTTGACCCCTTTGAATTATCTGGCGAATTATCTTGCTGAGTTGACTTTAATCAGCTACGATTTCCTGAAATTTCTTCCTTCAGTGGTAGCAGCATCTTCAGTTTTCCTTGCAAAATGGACACTTGACCAATCTGACCATCCTTG GAACCCTACTCTTGAGCACTACACCTCTTACAAAAGCTCCAATCTTAGAACTTGCGTGCGGGCTCTACAGGAACTGCAGCACAACACCAGTAATTGCCCCCTCAACGCCATCCGTGAAAAGTATGGGCAGCAAAAG TTTGAGTGTGTTGCCAACCTGAGGTCACCGGAGCTGCTGCAGTCACTCTTCAGTTGA
- the LOC136504679 gene encoding glycine-rich RNA-binding protein 2, mitochondrial-like, giving the protein MALANKLGGLLKKAASSNPSVYQAIRCMSSSKLFVGGLSYGTDDHSLRDEFAKYGEVVEARIILDRESGRSRGFGFVTYTSSEEASAAITAMDGKTLDGRSIRVNHANERTGGFRGSGGGGYGGGGYGGGGYGGYGGGGYGGGGGGYGGGGGGYGSGYGGNYGNKGGGGYGGGGSDYGVAGGAGGNFAAGGSDSFASSNFGADSGFGGNPAGSFGATGGSTGADEFSASTLGGDLSGNKNDEIMEDMFKDDEPDSCANKRS; this is encoded by the exons ATGGCGCTGGCTAATAAGCTTGGTGGTCTGCTCAAGAAAGCTGCGAGTTCAAATCCGTCTGTCTATCAAGCAATCAGATGCATGTCATCATCCAAGCTCTTTGTTGGAG GGCTTTCTTATGGAACTGATGATCACAGTCTCAGAGATGAGTTTGCCAAATATGGAGAAGTCGTTGAAG CTAGGATTATCCTTGACCGTGAGTCTGGGAGGTCTAGAGGTTTTGGCTTTGTAACTTACACATCTTCTGAGGAGGCTTCAGCTGCCATCACTGCCATGGATGGAAAG ACTCTCGATGGGCGGAGCATACGGGTTAATCATGCTAACGAGAGGACAGGTGGCTTCCgcggcagcggtggcggtggTTATGGTGGCGGTGGCTATGGTGGTGGCGGCTATGGCGGCTATGGTGGTGGCggctatggcggcggcggcggtggctatggtggtggcggtggtggatacGGTAGTGGCTATGGTGGCAACTATGGCAACAAGGGTGGTGGTGgctatggtggtggtggtagtgattATGGAGTTGCAGGTGGGGCTGGAGGCAACTTTGCTGCTGGAGGTAGCGACAGCTTTGCCAGCAGTAACTTTGGTGCTGACAGTGGTTTTGGTGGAAACCCTGCTGGTAGCTTTGGCGCAACCGGTGGTTCCACTGGTGCTGATGAGTTTTCTGCTAGCACACTTGGTGGCGACTTAAGCGGTAACAAGAATGATGAAATCATGGAGGATATGTTCAAGGACGATGAGCCTGACAGCTGTGCCAACAAGAGGAGCTAG